Proteins encoded within one genomic window of Dyadobacter chenhuakuii:
- a CDS encoding YdeI/OmpD-associated family protein: protein MENVVRFESILDRLPRKGGEFYMVVPDEVAVLFVQGRKPARVRCLLNGHVDFQCAIRPKGGGGFYINIGTPLRQQGKLVLGQKLHAEVKPDDSEFGRDVPEELQELLEMDQEGKRLFDGSLPSHQRAIIYYVAGAKSVQVRIDRAIMMINRLKVK, encoded by the coding sequence ATGGAAAATGTTGTCCGTTTTGAATCAATATTGGATCGCCTCCCTCGAAAGGGAGGCGAATTTTATATGGTCGTACCTGATGAAGTGGCTGTGCTGTTTGTACAGGGGCGCAAGCCTGCCCGGGTCAGGTGCTTATTGAATGGTCATGTCGATTTTCAATGTGCGATCCGGCCGAAGGGTGGGGGAGGTTTCTACATTAATATAGGAACCCCGCTCAGGCAACAGGGGAAATTGGTGCTGGGACAGAAGTTGCATGCGGAGGTCAAGCCGGACGACAGTGAGTTTGGCCGGGATGTGCCGGAAGAATTGCAGGAGCTGCTGGAAATGGACCAGGAGGGAAAACGGCTCTTTGATGGGTCCCTGCCCAGCCACCAGCGCGCCATCATTTATTATGTTGCAGGCGCGAAATCGGTGCAGGTTCGTATCGACCGGGCGATAATGATGATCAACCGGTTAAAAGTGAAGTAG
- a CDS encoding tyrosine-protein phosphatase, with product MLNWLFDKKKNKEVGLAHIGIDIHSHIIPGIDDGVETVDEAVAMAAKMQSLGYSKIVTSPHVMWDCYRNTPEIIQAGLEDVRQGAKKAGLSIQIDAAAEYFIDEHFNEMLASGQRLMTLPGNRLLVELPYSTPLMNTSENLFSIISKGYQPVLAHPERYTYFYSDPSVYKKLADGGCELQVNILSLTGYYGENILKMAEWLLKNNLVTFLGTDAHKIQHLELIQKSNKHNWVTDYPFQNEKLINI from the coding sequence ATGCTCAACTGGTTATTCGACAAAAAGAAAAATAAGGAGGTAGGTTTAGCTCATATCGGTATAGACATACATTCCCATATCATACCCGGAATTGATGACGGCGTCGAAACAGTTGATGAAGCTGTTGCGATGGCTGCTAAAATGCAATCTCTTGGTTATTCTAAAATCGTTACAAGTCCTCATGTTATGTGGGACTGCTACCGCAATACACCAGAGATTATTCAGGCAGGACTGGAAGATGTTCGACAAGGTGCTAAAAAGGCGGGACTATCAATCCAGATTGATGCCGCTGCCGAATACTTCATTGATGAGCATTTCAACGAAATGCTTGCGTCGGGGCAACGTTTAATGACACTTCCCGGGAATCGTTTGCTTGTAGAGTTACCCTACTCTACGCCGCTGATGAATACATCAGAGAATCTGTTCTCCATCATCAGCAAGGGCTATCAACCCGTTCTAGCTCACCCGGAGCGCTATACCTATTTCTACTCAGACCCTTCCGTTTACAAGAAACTGGCAGATGGCGGCTGTGAGCTACAAGTGAACATTTTATCACTAACTGGTTACTACGGAGAGAATATTTTGAAGATGGCAGAATGGCTGTTGAAAAACAATCTCGTTACTTTTTTGGGGACTGATGCTCACAAAATTCAGCACTTAGAGCTAATTCAGAAGAGCAACAAACACAATTGGGTCACGGATTATCCTTTTCAGAATGAAAAACTTATAAATATTTAA
- a CDS encoding DEAD/DEAH box helicase gives MNFNEFELHEDVLNAVDSMNYQQATPIQEQAIPYILGGKDLLACAQTGTGKTAAYLIPILDKVAHENNGNTGALILVPTRELAVQIDQQIQGLGYFVGATSIAVYGGNKGPEWDQQKKALTQGADIIIATPGRLIAHLQLGYVTFGNVKHLVLDEADRMLDMGFLSDILKIMSFLPAKRQTLMFSATMPPKIGDLAKRILQNPEEIRLAVSRPVDRIDQQFYMAKDEQKLPLLLHLLSQVENTSMVLFTSRKSTVEPIVRALRKLGLAARGISSDSEQADREIVLRDFKNRQFPVLVATDVLSRGIDIDNLSHVVNYDVPRDPEDYVHRIGRTARAETKGTAITFINEQDQKYVLKIERLFEKELEKQSITQDLGLGDAPVFEPRRARPSGGRKPGPGSKPAHKPSGRPKRRKPNKETKNPTQA, from the coding sequence TTGAATTTCAATGAATTTGAACTCCACGAGGACGTGCTCAACGCCGTGGATTCCATGAACTACCAGCAGGCAACACCTATTCAGGAACAAGCGATCCCTTACATTCTTGGCGGCAAAGACCTGCTCGCCTGCGCCCAGACGGGTACAGGTAAAACAGCCGCATATCTGATCCCGATCCTTGATAAGGTTGCCCACGAAAATAATGGGAACACCGGCGCATTGATCCTCGTGCCGACGCGCGAGCTCGCTGTGCAGATTGATCAGCAGATACAGGGACTGGGTTATTTCGTTGGCGCAACCAGTATTGCAGTTTATGGCGGTAACAAGGGTCCGGAATGGGACCAGCAGAAAAAAGCATTAACGCAGGGAGCAGATATCATTATAGCAACTCCGGGAAGGCTTATCGCACATTTGCAGTTGGGATACGTGACCTTTGGAAATGTAAAACACCTGGTCCTGGACGAAGCAGACAGGATGCTCGACATGGGTTTTCTGAGTGATATTTTGAAGATTATGAGCTTTTTGCCTGCAAAAAGACAAACTCTCATGTTCTCAGCAACAATGCCACCAAAAATCGGTGATCTGGCAAAACGGATCCTGCAAAACCCTGAGGAAATAAGACTTGCCGTTTCGCGTCCAGTTGACCGGATCGATCAGCAGTTCTATATGGCAAAGGACGAACAGAAACTGCCGTTATTATTGCACTTGCTTAGTCAGGTTGAAAATACGAGTATGGTGCTGTTTACTTCGCGCAAATCTACGGTTGAGCCGATCGTACGGGCGTTGCGAAAGCTCGGGCTGGCGGCAAGAGGGATCTCATCTGATTCCGAGCAGGCAGACCGTGAAATCGTATTAAGAGATTTCAAGAACAGACAATTTCCGGTGCTTGTAGCAACAGACGTGCTTTCACGCGGGATTGATATTGATAACCTGAGCCATGTCGTTAATTACGATGTGCCCCGGGATCCGGAAGATTACGTTCACCGTATCGGCCGGACAGCCCGCGCAGAAACGAAGGGCACGGCGATCACGTTTATCAATGAGCAAGATCAGAAATACGTATTGAAGATTGAAAGGCTTTTCGAAAAGGAACTTGAAAAGCAATCCATAACCCAGGATTTGGGCCTTGGCGATGCACCTGTATTTGAGCCGCGGCGGGCAAGGCCCTCGGGTGGTCGCAAGCCGGGGCCAGGCAGCAAGCCTGCTCATAAACCTTCGGGAAGACCTAAAAGACGTAAACCTAATAAAGAAACCAAAAATCCTACTCAGGCCTAG
- a CDS encoding 3-keto-disaccharide hydrolase — translation MKKTLTTLLLTLALSLSLQLSASAQDGWISLYNGKNFDGWKIGANASSFTIVDGNIQVAGPRAHLFYDGPVKNHMFKNFEFKATVMTKPGANSGIFIHTSYQEDGWPAQGYEVQVNQSHTDYKRTGSLYNVVDVKETYVKDNEWYTEYIKVEGKHITIKINDKVVVDYEETDVDKREGDVKNKFLKAGTFALQAHDPKSVVLYKDIMVRPLTE, via the coding sequence ATGAAAAAAACATTAACAACACTACTTCTAACACTAGCTCTGAGCCTCAGCCTCCAATTATCCGCCTCCGCCCAGGACGGCTGGATCTCACTTTATAATGGAAAAAATTTTGATGGCTGGAAAATAGGAGCAAATGCTTCCTCTTTCACGATAGTGGATGGCAACATTCAGGTAGCCGGCCCCAGAGCTCACTTGTTCTACGACGGCCCGGTCAAAAACCATATGTTCAAGAATTTCGAATTCAAAGCAACGGTGATGACTAAACCGGGTGCGAATTCTGGGATTTTTATTCATACTTCTTACCAGGAAGATGGCTGGCCTGCTCAGGGTTATGAAGTGCAGGTGAACCAGTCGCATACAGATTACAAGCGTACAGGCAGTTTGTATAATGTGGTCGATGTGAAGGAAACATATGTGAAGGATAACGAGTGGTATACGGAATACATCAAGGTGGAGGGCAAGCATATTACCATTAAAATCAATGATAAGGTGGTTGTGGATTACGAAGAAACTGATGTGGACAAGAGAGAGGGGGATGTGAAAAACAAATTCCTTAAAGCCGGAACATTTGCTTTGCAGGCACATGATCCTAAAAGTGTTGTGCTTTATAAGGACATAATGGTGCGTCCATTGACAGAATAA